A genomic segment from Luteolibacter ambystomatis encodes:
- a CDS encoding GntR family transcriptional regulator, translated as MLPFRFQILDGIPVSDQLVKAVQRAVLTGELAAGEKFPSVRVLAQELRISPTTAHKAVLELRDSGFLATRPGAGMVVVTPVGGSREQLVAQLIPACRDLLRQASLLGLTPDETLDAVRRALSEKP; from the coding sequence ATGCTCCCATTCCGCTTCCAGATCCTGGATGGCATTCCCGTTTCCGACCAATTGGTGAAGGCGGTGCAACGGGCCGTGCTGACGGGCGAGCTGGCAGCGGGGGAAAAGTTCCCCTCGGTCCGGGTGCTGGCACAGGAACTCAGGATCTCCCCCACCACGGCCCACAAGGCGGTGTTGGAACTCCGCGACAGCGGTTTCCTCGCCACCCGGCCGGGAGCCGGGATGGTGGTGGTGACTCCCGTCGGAGGATCACGTGAGCAACTGGTGGCCCAACTCATCCCCGCCTGCCGCGACCTGTTGCGCCAGGCCTCCCTGCTCGGCCTGACGCCGGATGAAACCCTTGATGCGGTACGCCGCGCACTTTCGGAAAAACCATGA
- a CDS encoding c-type cytochrome domain-containing protein → MAQTSSSSRKPIFFTFAGLVTIGAMIAMPLLAGQPDGDKVPDIVRFVGRFHPLVLHLPIGMVTLAILLELTRLFSKGEDKKRGGAGSLVLGFCAASAVVAVILGFLLYQGGGWDESKLAEQHMWRGIFFAVAMIVTFLAKMWSDAAGGSGAWFSKAGLLVSTAVMGIASHDGGSLTHGENYLTEEAPAPIRKALGLPPKDGKSKHEGGSDGVAASPEQLVVYTDLVAPILEKRCTNCHNADKSKGKLRLDTYELIVKGGKNGSSIEPGNFEKSHLTARILLPKDDEEHMPPEEKPQVEEHELAVLKWWIASGADPKKTVAELNPPADVKAALAKLGTGGSSKSAATAKTEGGAPAPGAAPKATPADPALKTQVAGFAKEFPGALTFESQQSPYLTFTAVSLREHLDDNAFQKLQPVVKHLVTADLSATKVTDKSVALLSSAANLRMVRLSETGVTDASIDALVKLSKLESVNLYGTAVTDGGVQKLAGLPNLKRLYLWQTKVTPQAIDELKKKLPNCEIVTGA, encoded by the coding sequence ATGGCTCAAACGTCGTCCTCCTCTCGCAAACCGATCTTTTTCACCTTCGCCGGTCTGGTCACCATCGGTGCCATGATCGCCATGCCCCTGTTGGCGGGGCAGCCGGACGGGGACAAGGTGCCGGATATCGTCCGCTTCGTGGGTCGGTTCCACCCGCTGGTGCTGCATCTGCCGATCGGCATGGTGACGCTGGCGATCCTTCTGGAGCTCACGCGGCTTTTCTCCAAGGGCGAGGACAAGAAGCGCGGTGGCGCGGGCTCGCTGGTGCTTGGCTTCTGCGCCGCATCCGCGGTGGTGGCGGTGATCCTCGGCTTCCTGCTTTATCAGGGCGGTGGCTGGGATGAATCGAAGCTGGCCGAGCAACACATGTGGCGCGGCATTTTCTTTGCCGTGGCGATGATCGTGACCTTCCTCGCGAAGATGTGGTCGGATGCCGCCGGTGGTTCGGGCGCCTGGTTTTCGAAGGCCGGCCTGCTGGTTTCTACTGCCGTGATGGGCATCGCCAGCCATGATGGCGGCTCTCTTACCCACGGCGAAAACTATCTCACCGAAGAAGCCCCCGCTCCGATCCGCAAGGCGCTCGGCCTGCCGCCGAAGGACGGCAAGAGCAAGCACGAGGGTGGCTCCGATGGGGTGGCGGCCTCTCCCGAGCAACTGGTCGTTTACACCGATCTGGTGGCGCCGATCCTGGAGAAGCGCTGCACCAACTGCCACAATGCCGACAAATCGAAGGGCAAGCTCCGTCTCGATACCTACGAATTGATCGTGAAGGGCGGTAAGAACGGCTCGTCCATCGAGCCGGGCAATTTCGAGAAGAGCCATCTCACCGCGCGCATCCTGCTGCCGAAGGATGACGAGGAGCATATGCCGCCGGAAGAGAAGCCGCAGGTGGAAGAGCATGAGCTCGCCGTCCTGAAATGGTGGATTGCCTCCGGTGCCGATCCGAAGAAGACGGTCGCCGAACTCAATCCTCCCGCCGACGTGAAGGCCGCGCTGGCCAAGCTGGGCACTGGTGGTTCCTCCAAGTCTGCTGCTACGGCCAAGACCGAGGGAGGTGCTCCCGCACCAGGAGCCGCACCGAAAGCCACTCCGGCCGATCCTGCCCTGAAGACCCAGGTGGCTGGTTTTGCCAAGGAATTCCCCGGCGCGCTGACCTTCGAGTCGCAGCAGTCCCCTTATCTCACCTTTACGGCTGTTTCGCTCCGCGAGCATCTTGATGACAATGCCTTCCAGAAGCTGCAGCCGGTGGTGAAGCATCTGGTGACGGCGGACCTCTCCGCTACCAAGGTGACCGACAAGAGCGTGGCTCTGCTTTCCAGTGCGGCGAACCTCCGCATGGTGCGTCTTTCCGAGACGGGCGTGACCGATGCGTCCATCGATGCGCTGGTGAAGCTGTCGAAGCTCGAATCCGTGAACCTCTACGGCACCGCCGTTACCGATGGCGGCGTGCAGAAGCTCGCGGGCCTGCCGAACCTGAAACGCCTCTACCTGTGGCAGACGAAGGTCACCCCGCAGGCTATCGACGAGCTGAAGAAGAAGCTGCCGAATTGCGAGATCGTGACGGGAGCGTGA
- the mutM gene encoding bifunctional DNA-formamidopyrimidine glycosylase/DNA-(apurinic or apyrimidinic site) lyase, with protein MPELPEVETTRRGLEPHVVGTTLREVIVRRRDLREVIPESIAQAEGRRVLAIRRRSKYLIVDLNDGSSLLIHLGMSGSLRVIPPSEPWKKHDHVGLTLSSDLQVRFHDPRRFGIVLHLSGGDPLAHPLLGNLGPEPLEDDFTVETLVNACAKRSIPIKVAIMDAKTVVGVGNIYASEALFRAKILPDTPANAVSKSRLKRLTQAIRDVLSDSIAEGGTTLRDFLKSDGEPGYFRQKLFVYDRKDEPCRVCRTPIRHAVMGQRSTYWCPKCQK; from the coding sequence GTGCCGGAACTTCCTGAAGTCGAAACCACCCGCCGGGGACTCGAACCCCATGTCGTGGGAACCACGCTCCGCGAGGTCATCGTCCGCCGCCGCGATCTCCGCGAGGTGATCCCGGAATCGATCGCCCAAGCCGAAGGCCGCCGGGTTCTCGCGATCCGCCGCCGCTCGAAGTATCTCATCGTCGATCTCAACGATGGCTCTTCGCTGCTGATCCACCTCGGAATGTCCGGCAGCCTGCGAGTGATCCCGCCTTCCGAACCGTGGAAAAAGCATGACCATGTGGGTCTGACGCTATCCTCCGACCTCCAGGTGAGGTTTCACGATCCGCGCCGGTTCGGGATCGTGCTGCATCTTTCCGGTGGCGATCCTCTCGCCCATCCGCTGCTCGGCAATCTCGGACCGGAACCTTTGGAAGACGACTTCACGGTCGAGACCCTTGTCAATGCCTGTGCCAAGCGTTCCATCCCGATCAAGGTCGCAATCATGGACGCAAAGACCGTCGTGGGCGTGGGCAACATCTATGCCTCGGAAGCACTCTTCCGCGCGAAGATCCTGCCGGACACTCCTGCAAATGCGGTTTCGAAATCGCGTCTGAAACGTCTCACCCAAGCCATCCGCGATGTCCTGAGCGACTCCATTGCGGAGGGCGGCACCACGCTTCGCGACTTCCTGAAGTCCGATGGCGAGCCCGGTTACTTCCGGCAGAAACTCTTTGTTTACGATCGGAAGGACGAACCTTGCCGCGTCTGCCGCACGCCGATCCGCCATGCCGTGATGGGCCAGCGGTCGACGTATTGGTGTCCGAAGTGCCAGAAGTAG
- a CDS encoding ABC transporter ATP-binding protein: protein MNTLLEFHEVSCRYSRAWALDNASFRVPSGSITALLGPNGAGKSTALKIALNLIRPYSGHVTVLGTDSRNMNPKTLQRIGYVADGMDLPLWMTIDQFLGWCRPLYPQWDTEFERTLRKQFELPGDRKLKHLSRGQRMKAALASVLAYRPELLILDEPFSGLDPLVRDEFISGLLELSESEKFAVVVSSHDIEEVDRLADHIVLLNDGKVVLDENAEELLARHRLVEIMFPHYIESIPPLAPGWISAKSSGRLLRFVDSDHEITRFSENVRKIFPEIPQPDIHPLTLRELFVAQVSARKVGSDA, encoded by the coding sequence ATGAACACGTTGCTCGAATTCCACGAAGTTTCCTGCCGCTACTCCCGCGCCTGGGCACTGGACAACGCGTCCTTCCGCGTTCCCTCCGGATCGATCACCGCCTTGCTCGGACCGAATGGCGCGGGCAAATCGACAGCCCTCAAGATCGCGCTCAACCTGATCCGCCCTTACAGCGGCCACGTCACCGTACTCGGCACGGACTCACGGAACATGAATCCGAAGACCTTGCAGCGGATCGGCTACGTCGCGGATGGCATGGACCTGCCACTGTGGATGACCATTGACCAGTTCCTCGGTTGGTGCCGCCCGCTTTATCCCCAATGGGACACCGAATTCGAACGCACCCTGCGCAAACAGTTCGAACTCCCCGGTGATCGCAAGCTGAAGCACCTCTCGCGGGGGCAGCGAATGAAGGCGGCACTTGCCTCCGTGCTCGCCTACCGGCCGGAGCTGTTGATTCTGGATGAGCCCTTTTCCGGACTGGATCCGCTCGTCCGTGATGAGTTCATCAGCGGCCTGCTGGAACTGTCCGAGAGCGAGAAATTCGCGGTCGTCGTGTCTTCCCATGACATCGAGGAAGTGGACCGGCTCGCCGACCACATCGTGTTGCTGAACGATGGCAAGGTCGTGCTGGACGAGAATGCGGAGGAGCTGCTCGCCCGCCACCGGTTGGTGGAGATCATGTTCCCGCACTACATCGAATCCATTCCCCCTCTGGCACCCGGATGGATCTCCGCGAAGTCGTCCGGACGCCTGCTCCGGTTCGTGGACAGCGATCATGAGATCACGCGCTTCTCCGAGAACGTGCGGAAGATTTTCCCGGAGATCCCACAGCCGGACATCCATCCGCTGACCCTGCGGGAGTTGTTCGTGGCACAGGTCTCGGCCCGCAAGGTTGGTTCGGACGCATAA
- the aspS gene encoding aspartate--tRNA ligase, giving the protein MRSHHCNELRSSHIGETVTLIGWVNTVRDQGGVIFVDLRDREGVTQVVFRSEENAEATKVSHKLRDEDVIQVVGRVAKRLEGTANEKLGTGEIEIVATELNIVNKADVLPFQLDKELSNEDLRMKYRYLDLRRPRMNRNIRLRHTITSAARRYLDDAGFIEVETPILSNPTPEGARDFLVPARLNPGRFYALPQAPQQFKQLLMVAGLEKYFQIARCFRDEDLRADRQPEFTQIDIEASFVTQEDIIKLVEGLLGSMFKAGLGIEVPQPFPRMTYREAMDRFGSDKPDTRYGNEIIDLADVFGATEFKIFRGTFDNGGVVRAINAKGFAGVTTGQMNRLNEIAIQAGLPVKTLAFVKAEGGEFKSPLWKFFTDAEKEALIAKLNIEEGDIVFFVAGSRDSVSTILGRVRLEIAEMMELTKGSTAYNFLWVVDFPLLALDTETGKWAAVHHPFTRPNTDDVPLMEGGRYEEVRAVAYDVVLNGYELGGGSIRIHEKDLQAKMFEVLGISPEEQQEKFSHILDAFRFGAPPHGGLALGLDRIAMLAAGEDSIREVIAFPKNNKGADLMSHSPCQVDFKTLREIYIQSTYKEKKD; this is encoded by the coding sequence ATGCGCTCCCACCACTGCAACGAACTACGTTCCTCCCACATCGGCGAAACCGTCACGCTCATCGGCTGGGTGAATACCGTCCGTGACCAGGGCGGCGTCATTTTTGTCGATCTCCGCGACCGCGAGGGCGTCACCCAGGTCGTGTTCCGTTCGGAGGAGAATGCGGAAGCCACCAAGGTCTCGCACAAGCTGCGCGATGAGGACGTGATCCAGGTGGTGGGCCGCGTGGCGAAGCGTCTCGAAGGCACCGCCAATGAGAAGCTCGGCACCGGTGAAATTGAGATCGTTGCCACCGAGTTGAACATCGTCAACAAGGCGGACGTGCTACCGTTCCAGCTCGACAAGGAGCTGTCCAACGAGGACCTGCGGATGAAGTACCGCTACCTCGACCTGCGCCGCCCGCGGATGAACCGCAACATCCGCCTGCGTCACACGATCACCTCCGCTGCCCGCCGCTATCTGGACGATGCCGGTTTCATCGAAGTCGAGACTCCGATTCTTTCCAACCCGACTCCGGAGGGCGCGCGCGACTTCCTCGTGCCCGCACGCCTGAACCCCGGTCGTTTCTACGCGCTGCCGCAGGCCCCGCAGCAGTTCAAGCAGCTCCTCATGGTCGCCGGTCTGGAGAAGTATTTCCAGATCGCCCGCTGCTTCCGTGACGAGGACCTGCGCGCCGACCGCCAGCCGGAGTTCACCCAGATCGACATCGAGGCCAGCTTCGTGACGCAGGAGGACATCATCAAGCTGGTCGAAGGCCTGCTTGGTTCGATGTTCAAGGCCGGTCTTGGCATTGAGGTGCCGCAGCCATTCCCACGCATGACCTACCGCGAGGCGATGGACCGCTTCGGTTCCGACAAGCCGGACACCCGTTACGGCAATGAGATCATCGATCTCGCCGATGTCTTCGGTGCCACCGAGTTCAAGATCTTCCGCGGCACCTTCGACAACGGTGGTGTGGTCCGCGCCATCAATGCCAAGGGCTTCGCCGGTGTGACCACCGGCCAGATGAACCGCCTCAACGAGATCGCCATCCAGGCCGGCCTGCCGGTGAAGACGCTGGCGTTCGTGAAGGCGGAAGGCGGCGAGTTCAAGAGCCCGCTGTGGAAGTTCTTCACTGATGCCGAGAAGGAGGCGCTCATTGCCAAGCTCAACATCGAGGAAGGGGACATCGTCTTCTTCGTCGCGGGCAGCCGTGACTCCGTGAGCACCATTCTCGGTCGCGTCCGTTTGGAAATCGCGGAGATGATGGAGCTGACCAAGGGCAGCACCGCCTACAACTTCCTTTGGGTCGTGGATTTCCCGCTGCTTGCGCTCGACACCGAGACCGGCAAGTGGGCCGCCGTGCATCATCCCTTCACCCGCCCGAACACCGACGACGTGCCCCTTATGGAAGGCGGCCGGTATGAGGAAGTCCGCGCCGTGGCTTATGACGTGGTGCTGAACGGCTACGAGCTGGGCGGCGGATCGATCCGTATCCACGAAAAGGACCTTCAGGCGAAGATGTTCGAAGTGCTGGGCATCAGCCCGGAGGAGCAGCAGGAGAAATTTTCCCACATCCTCGATGCCTTCCGCTTCGGCGCGCCGCCGCACGGTGGTCTGGCGCTCGGCCTGGACCGCATCGCCATGCTGGCCGCGGGTGAGGACAGCATCCGCGAGGTGATCGCCTTCCCTAAGAACAACAAGGGTGCGGATCTCATGTCCCACAGCCCTTGCCAGGTGGATTTCAAGACGCTCCGCGAAATCTACATCCAGTCCACCTACAAGGAGAAGAAGGACTGA
- the hisS gene encoding histidine--tRNA ligase has protein sequence MAGLAFQALPGFRDFSPGECAVRNYLFETWRSVARRFGFSEYETPILEDTALYLKKSGGELSSQLFRFEDQGGRDVTLRPEVTASLARLAAQHQRDFPKPLKWFEIGQCFRYEKPQKGRGREFHQFNVDILGEAGPVADAELISLAIETMLAFGFVEGDFVVRVSDREAWVAFARQHGVAEELIPDFLNVVDKIEREKPEALEAKLQSFGLTTGLVKGFIADPANASAAYNAIKDDLTARGLGAYLELDLSIVRGLAYYTGVVFEVFDSKKSMRAVAGGGRYDTLVSTISDGGVDLPATGFAMGDYVIRNLIEETTHANMQMQAWLQRQGAACDVYVVVADETKRGNALKLVTDLRRAGVSVDFPLIAGNVGKLFKRAEQSRARFALVVGNEYPQLKLKILSARSEESGDADSAVEWITGRLLEPDGPLLV, from the coding sequence ATGGCTGGCCTTGCTTTCCAAGCTCTTCCCGGTTTCCGCGATTTCTCCCCCGGAGAATGCGCGGTCCGCAATTATTTGTTCGAAACCTGGCGCTCCGTGGCCCGTCGTTTCGGATTTTCGGAGTATGAAACTCCGATTTTGGAGGACACCGCACTCTACCTGAAAAAGTCCGGCGGTGAGCTTTCCTCCCAGCTTTTCCGTTTCGAAGATCAGGGAGGCCGCGACGTCACCCTGCGCCCGGAGGTGACCGCCTCGCTGGCCCGCCTCGCCGCTCAGCATCAGCGCGATTTCCCGAAACCGCTGAAGTGGTTCGAGATCGGCCAGTGCTTCCGCTACGAAAAGCCGCAGAAGGGCCGTGGTCGCGAGTTTCACCAGTTCAACGTGGACATCCTCGGCGAAGCCGGACCGGTGGCCGATGCCGAGCTGATCTCGCTGGCGATCGAAACGATGCTGGCCTTCGGTTTCGTGGAAGGGGACTTCGTGGTTCGTGTCTCCGATCGTGAAGCGTGGGTTGCCTTTGCCCGTCAGCATGGCGTGGCCGAGGAACTCATCCCGGATTTCCTGAACGTGGTCGACAAGATCGAGCGCGAGAAGCCTGAGGCCCTGGAAGCCAAGCTCCAGTCCTTCGGTCTTACGACCGGTCTGGTGAAGGGCTTCATCGCCGATCCGGCGAATGCTTCCGCGGCCTATAACGCGATCAAGGACGACCTCACCGCACGTGGCCTCGGTGCGTATCTCGAATTGGATCTCTCCATCGTCCGCGGCCTCGCCTACTACACCGGCGTGGTGTTCGAAGTCTTCGATTCGAAGAAGTCGATGCGCGCGGTCGCAGGCGGCGGTCGTTACGACACGCTGGTTTCCACCATTTCCGACGGCGGCGTGGATCTGCCCGCCACCGGCTTCGCGATGGGTGACTACGTCATTCGCAATCTGATCGAGGAAACCACCCACGCGAACATGCAGATGCAGGCTTGGCTCCAGCGCCAGGGAGCCGCTTGCGATGTCTACGTGGTGGTCGCGGACGAAACCAAGCGTGGCAACGCGTTGAAGCTCGTCACCGATCTCCGCCGTGCGGGCGTGTCCGTCGATTTCCCGCTCATCGCTGGCAATGTCGGCAAGCTCTTCAAGCGCGCCGAGCAATCCCGTGCCCGCTTCGCGCTCGTCGTCGGCAACGAATATCCGCAGCTCAAGCTCAAGATCCTTTCCGCCCGCAGCGAGGAATCCGGCGACGCCGATTCCGCTGTCGAATGGATCACCGGCCGCCTGCTTGAACCGGACGGTCCGCTGCTCGTCTGA
- a CDS encoding phosphocholine-specific phospholipase C: protein MFSRRDFLKHAAMLSGGLGTLATIPPSILKALEIQPADGSTFLDAEHVVILMQENRSFDHAFGSLRGVRGFEDPRAITLPDGNPVFLQTDAKGDTYTPFCLNIHESKATWMRDLPHDRGSQVAAGNKGRHDRWLKAKKSSHQDYAGIPLTLGYYDRRDIPFYHAFADAFTICDQHFCSAQTCTTPNRLFLWTGTNRDPRDPNARVRLSNGQIDHATHADWTTFPERLEDLGVPWKIYQNELDLPTGFQGAEDPWLGNFGDNPMEYFSQYHVEFHPAHSAYLKRRAAVLKKKLDTQPAPDEDPEKAQAARDKAAKELAKIEEELVRCGPENFAKLTPREQSIHKRAFTTNTGDPQQRQLAKLKYREGQEDREVPVPAGDVLHQFRKDVDTGKLPTVSWLVAAQNFSDHPSAPWYGAWYVSEVLDILTRNPEVWKKTIFILTYDENDGYYDHVPPFTPPHPDIAGSGAASEGLDTRLEFDERGHPIGLGYRVPLVIASPWSRGGNVCSQVFDHTSVLQFLETFLGRKLSKPVHEPHISAWRRTVCGDLTSAFRPHNGAKDVHPLPLKRDQFVEEIHRAKFKEAPTTYRKLALEEIADVRANPNSSSFLPQQEPGGRPSRALPYELLAEGRLNRATGTFEITLEASDKSFGSKAAGAPFHVYTPKGYRPDDAASYTDAEFRYEQTRRWAYAVKAGDRVTGSWPVDAFEDSIYHLRTYGPNGFFREYRGDAVDPMVEVACEYGSHSVSHLLFTLSNRDTSKTASVTLTDTAYGMAPITRTLAPGETVQLPVDLATSARWYDLELTVEGAPKFVRRYAGRVETGEDSESDPQIGRRATATARREAPAGEQRRD, encoded by the coding sequence ATGTTTTCCCGACGCGATTTCCTCAAGCACGCCGCCATGCTCTCCGGCGGGCTCGGCACCCTCGCCACAATTCCGCCCTCGATCCTGAAGGCGCTGGAGATCCAGCCCGCGGATGGCAGTACCTTCCTGGACGCGGAGCACGTGGTGATCCTGATGCAGGAAAACCGCTCGTTCGACCATGCCTTCGGCTCCCTGCGTGGTGTCCGTGGCTTTGAGGATCCCCGCGCGATCACCCTCCCCGACGGCAATCCGGTGTTTCTCCAAACGGATGCGAAGGGCGATACCTACACGCCGTTCTGCCTGAACATTCATGAGTCGAAGGCCACCTGGATGCGCGACCTCCCTCACGACCGTGGATCGCAGGTGGCCGCAGGCAACAAGGGCAGGCACGACCGCTGGCTGAAGGCGAAGAAATCATCCCATCAGGACTACGCCGGCATCCCGCTCACGCTGGGCTACTATGACCGCCGTGACATTCCCTTCTACCACGCCTTCGCGGATGCCTTCACCATCTGCGACCAGCACTTCTGCTCGGCGCAGACCTGCACCACTCCGAACCGCCTCTTCCTCTGGACCGGCACCAACCGCGATCCCCGTGATCCAAACGCGCGCGTGCGGCTGAGCAACGGCCAGATCGATCATGCCACCCACGCCGACTGGACCACCTTCCCGGAGCGGCTGGAGGATCTCGGCGTGCCGTGGAAGATCTATCAGAACGAGCTGGACCTTCCCACCGGCTTCCAGGGCGCGGAAGATCCGTGGCTCGGAAACTTCGGTGACAATCCGATGGAGTATTTCTCCCAGTATCACGTGGAGTTCCACCCGGCTCACAGCGCCTACCTCAAACGTCGTGCGGCGGTGCTCAAGAAGAAGCTCGATACCCAGCCCGCTCCCGATGAAGACCCGGAAAAGGCGCAGGCGGCGCGTGACAAGGCAGCCAAGGAGCTCGCGAAGATCGAGGAGGAACTGGTCCGCTGCGGTCCGGAGAACTTCGCCAAGCTCACGCCGCGCGAGCAATCCATCCACAAGCGCGCTTTCACGACCAACACCGGCGATCCGCAGCAGCGGCAGCTCGCCAAGCTGAAATACCGCGAGGGCCAGGAAGACCGCGAGGTTCCCGTGCCCGCGGGCGACGTGTTGCACCAGTTCCGCAAGGACGTCGACACCGGCAAGCTCCCGACCGTTTCGTGGTTGGTCGCGGCGCAGAACTTCTCCGATCACCCAAGCGCGCCATGGTATGGAGCCTGGTATGTTTCCGAGGTGCTCGACATCCTCACGAGAAATCCGGAGGTCTGGAAGAAGACGATCTTCATTCTCACCTACGATGAGAACGACGGCTACTATGACCACGTGCCGCCTTTCACGCCACCGCATCCGGACATCGCGGGCAGCGGTGCCGCCTCGGAGGGATTGGACACGCGGCTGGAGTTCGATGAACGCGGCCACCCCATCGGTCTCGGCTACCGCGTGCCGCTGGTGATCGCCTCGCCGTGGAGCCGTGGCGGCAATGTGTGCTCCCAGGTCTTCGATCACACCTCGGTGCTTCAGTTTCTCGAAACCTTCCTCGGCCGGAAGCTTTCCAAGCCGGTTCATGAGCCGCACATCAGCGCCTGGCGCCGCACGGTCTGCGGCGATCTCACTTCGGCCTTCCGTCCACACAATGGAGCAAAGGACGTGCATCCCCTGCCCTTGAAGCGCGACCAGTTCGTCGAGGAGATCCACCGCGCGAAGTTCAAGGAAGCACCCACGACTTACCGGAAGCTCGCCCTGGAAGAGATTGCGGATGTCCGTGCGAATCCGAACAGCTCCTCCTTCCTGCCGCAGCAGGAGCCGGGTGGACGACCTTCCCGCGCCCTGCCGTACGAATTGCTGGCCGAGGGACGCTTGAACCGCGCCACCGGCACCTTCGAGATCACGCTGGAAGCTTCCGACAAATCTTTCGGTTCCAAAGCCGCGGGCGCGCCTTTCCACGTTTACACGCCCAAGGGCTATCGGCCCGATGATGCCGCCAGCTACACCGATGCCGAGTTCCGCTATGAGCAGACCCGCCGCTGGGCCTATGCGGTGAAGGCGGGCGACCGTGTGACCGGCTCATGGCCGGTGGATGCCTTCGAGGATTCGATCTATCACCTCCGCACCTACGGTCCGAACGGCTTCTTCCGCGAATACCGCGGAGATGCCGTCGATCCGATGGTGGAGGTCGCCTGCGAATACGGCAGCCACTCGGTGTCGCATCTGCTCTTCACGCTTTCCAACCGGGACACCTCCAAAACCGCGAGTGTCACGCTCACGGACACCGCCTATGGCATGGCTCCGATCACCCGCACTCTCGCTCCCGGCGAAACCGTGCAACTCCCCGTCGATCTGGCCACCAGTGCCCGCTGGTATGATCTGGAACTGACCGTGGAAGGCGCGCCGAAGTTCGTGCGCCGCTACGCTGGACGTGTGGAAACCGGCGAGGACAGCGAGAGCGATCCGCAGATCGGTCGCCGCGCCACCGCCACTGCAAGGCGGGAAGCTCCGGCCGGAGAACAGCGGCGGGATTGA
- the recF gene encoding DNA replication/repair protein RecF (All proteins in this family for which functions are known are DNA-binding proteins that assist the filamentation of RecA onto DNA for the initiation of recombination or recombinational repair.), with translation MVRTLRLLDFRCFSGLDLELPAAGGVFTGENAQGKTSILEAICVLTRLHSPRTRRMATMARVGTGHFGIAGETWEQERKVRFSKEGLALTVDGESRDGQSKYLADGGLVVWMGNEDLDLVRGSGEIRRRYLDFLGAQLDPGYRRAWARYKVALKSKSLLLKESRPNEAEIAAYEEILIEHGTELTASRTKLVTALEPLAAAAQAEVSGKAEPLTLAYRPSGGICLRSALEHARERERRLRQSVVGPHRDDLELRLHGLAASEFASEGQQRTLALALKLAQGKLLEQLGGRLPVYLMDDIFGELDPGRRNALMHHLPGAAQKWITTTTLDWLKETPELENLARFTVGSGSVTR, from the coding sequence GTGGTCCGCACCCTCCGTCTGTTGGATTTCCGCTGCTTTTCCGGTCTCGATCTTGAGCTTCCGGCAGCAGGCGGTGTCTTCACGGGCGAAAATGCCCAGGGGAAGACCTCGATCCTTGAGGCGATCTGCGTGCTGACCCGTCTCCACTCGCCCCGCACCCGCCGGATGGCGACCATGGCCCGGGTTGGCACCGGGCATTTCGGCATTGCCGGGGAGACGTGGGAACAGGAGCGGAAGGTGCGGTTCTCCAAGGAAGGGCTGGCATTGACCGTCGATGGAGAATCCCGCGACGGACAATCCAAGTATCTCGCCGATGGCGGGCTGGTGGTGTGGATGGGCAATGAGGATCTCGATCTGGTCCGTGGCTCAGGCGAGATCCGCCGCCGCTACCTCGATTTCCTCGGAGCCCAACTCGATCCCGGCTATCGCCGCGCGTGGGCGCGCTACAAGGTGGCTCTCAAGTCGAAAAGCCTGCTGCTCAAGGAAAGCCGGCCGAATGAGGCGGAGATCGCCGCTTACGAGGAGATCCTGATCGAGCACGGCACGGAACTGACCGCCAGCCGCACGAAATTGGTCACCGCTCTCGAACCGCTTGCCGCCGCCGCCCAAGCCGAGGTCAGCGGCAAAGCCGAACCCCTCACCCTCGCCTACCGCCCTTCCGGTGGCATCTGTCTGCGCAGCGCCCTCGAACACGCCCGCGAGCGTGAGCGCCGTCTGCGACAATCGGTCGTGGGTCCGCACCGCGACGACCTCGAACTGCGGCTCCACGGCCTGGCCGCCTCCGAATTCGCCAGCGAGGGGCAGCAGCGCACGCTCGCCCTCGCTCTGAAACTGGCACAGGGAAAACTGTTGGAGCAACTCGGTGGCAGACTCCCGGTCTATCTCATGGACGACATCTTCGGCGAGCTCGATCCGGGGCGCCGCAACGCTCTGATGCATCATCTTCCGGGAGCGGCACAGAAATGGATCACCACCACCACGCTGGACTGGTTGAAGGAGACCCCCGAATTGGAAAATCTGGCCCGGTTCACAGTTGGCAGCGGCAGCGTGACCCGATAG